Genomic DNA from Halobaculum sp. MBLA0147:
CGAAGACGAGGATCTGGAACGCGCTGGCGAGTTTCGCGATCTCGAGGATCGGCACGAACGCGATCAACACGAGCAACACCGCCCCGGTGAGCGTGATCGAGGCCGTCGGCGTCCCGAAGCGGTCGCCGACCGCGGACAACGACGCCGGCACGAGTCGGTCGCGGCTCATCGCGAACGGGTACCGCGACGCGGACAACACGCCCGCGTTGGCCGTCGAGACGAGCGCGAGCACGGCCGCGACGATCACCGCGACTACGCCCGCCGTCCCGAGCGTCGCCTCGGCGGCGACGGCCACGGGCGTCGCGGAGCCCGCGACGCTGCCGGGGTCGGTCACACCCACCAGCACGGCGACGATCCCGACGTACAGCAGCGTCGTGAACGCCAGCGAGCCGAGGATCCCGAGCGGGATGTTCCGGTCGGGGTCCTCGACCTCCTCGGCCACGCTCGCCACCTTCGTCACGCCGGCGTACGACACGAAGACGAGCCCCGTCGCGGCGACGAGCCCGCCGACACCCGAGTCGAAGAAGCCGGCGTAGTTCCCCTGGGCGACGCTCGGGGCGCTCCCGGCGGCGAACCAGCCGAGCGCCGCGAGCATCACCGTGACGACGGCCAGTTGGAGGCGGCCGGTCTGTTCCGCGCCGACGAGGTTGACGAGGATCAACACGGCCGCGAGTCCGAGTGCGACGGGCTGGAGCGGCAGGTCGAACAACAACAGGAGGTACGGGACACCGCCGACGAGCGCGAGTGCGCCCTTGAACGACAGCGAGAACCACGTGCCGACGCCGGCGACGGTCCCCAGCAGTGGCCCCATCCCGCGTTCGATGTAGACGTACGTGCCGCCGGCCTCCGGCATGGCGGTCGCCATCTCCGACTTCGAGAGCGCCGCCGGGAGCACCAACAGGCCCGCCAGCGCGTACGCGAGGATCACCATCGGACCGGCGAGTTCCAGCGCCAGTGCCGGGAGGATGAAGATGCCACTCCCGACCATCGCGCCGATGCTGATCGCGAGGACGGACGGGAGTCCGAGGTCCCGTTCGAGGTCCTTCACAGGTCCCCCACGAGCCTGTCGGCGAGCGTCCCGGTCACACACAGCGGTTCGTGGCCGGCCTCCGCGAGCGGCTCACACCGCCGGTCGTCGTGGACGAGGACGACCGTCCGTGGCGTCTCGAACCGGGCACGCGCCAACTGTGCCAACATGAAGTTCCGCCGGTCCGAGGGCGTCGCCAGGATCAGCGTCGAGGCGCCGTCGACACCGGGAGTGTCCAACGGGTCCGTCGACGCGCCGTCTCCCGGGGCGATCGGTCCGAGAGCCGGACCGTCGTCGGGCCGGGCGACGGCTCCCGGCGTGTCGCCGGTCCGTCGAGCGTCCTCGTCGCGTGGTGTGGCACCGTCCCGAGAGAGACCGTCTCCGGCGGAGTCTCCCCCGAAGCGTGACGTAGGCTCCGACTCTGGAAGTGCCGTCTGCGCTCGCTCCCGGTCCAGTGGTCGATCGTCGACGGCGGTCGCGGCGTACCCCGCCGCACGCAGTCGCTCGGCGATACCCGCACCGACGCGTCCCCCACCCACCACGACGTGAGTGGCTCCCGCAGCCGAGGCGGTCGACTCGTCTCCGCTCGTGTGAGTTCGTGTCACGGTTGTCACCGTCCGTCGCCACCCCGCGTGGCGAGAGTCACCCGACCTTACCAGACGGAACAGCATAAACGACGCGGTTTTGAAGACGATCCGTCACGAGAGTCGGCTCTCAATCCGGTTTCGTGATCGACGGTACGGTCGACGGTGAACGACGCCTGTCGTCGGACGCGGCGACGCGGTACGGTCGCCGGTCGGGGACCACTCGCGGTACCGGCGCGCTGGCGTCGGGAGAACCACGTCACTGGGTGCGTCGGCGTCGGGAGAACCACGTCACTGGGTGCGTCGGCGTCGGGAGAAC
This window encodes:
- a CDS encoding NAD-binding protein — translated: MTRTHTSGDESTASAAGATHVVVGGGRVGAGIAERLRAAGYAATAVDDRPLDRERAQTALPESEPTSRFGGDSAGDGLSRDGATPRDEDARRTGDTPGAVARPDDGPALGPIAPGDGASTDPLDTPGVDGASTLILATPSDRRNFMLAQLARARFETPRTVVLVHDDRRCEPLAEAGHEPLCVTGTLADRLVGDL